One Olsenella sp. oral taxon 807 DNA segment encodes these proteins:
- the hisH gene encoding imidazole glycerol phosphate synthase subunit HisH, which translates to MLSKEIVVVDYHRGNLQSVVRGLSAVGGFAVASDDPKRIASAAGLVLPGVGAFEDAMGFLRQSGEADAILSSIGEDTPFLGICLGLHLLFERSTERSRSLGRSSWGGNWVPGLGVLAGSVTRLDSQRLKVPHVGWNQLHLTKQGEQCPLLVDVAEGTNAYFTHSYALADGHDGDVVCAKTHYARSFPSTVWRDNVFAVQFHPEKSSTAGLRMLSNFVRIVYG; encoded by the coding sequence ATGCTGTCCAAGGAGATCGTGGTCGTGGACTACCACCGCGGCAACCTGCAGAGCGTAGTGAGGGGCCTTTCCGCAGTGGGGGGGTTTGCCGTCGCGTCCGACGACCCTAAGAGAATTGCCTCTGCCGCAGGACTCGTTCTTCCAGGCGTCGGCGCCTTCGAGGATGCGATGGGCTTTCTGAGGCAGAGCGGTGAGGCGGACGCCATCCTTTCATCCATAGGCGAGGACACGCCGTTTTTAGGTATCTGTCTTGGCCTTCACCTCCTTTTCGAGCGGAGTACCGAGCGTTCGCGGTCTCTTGGGCGAAGCTCATGGGGTGGCAATTGGGTGCCTGGCCTTGGTGTTCTTGCCGGTTCAGTCACGCGACTCGACTCGCAGCGCCTCAAGGTGCCCCATGTAGGTTGGAACCAGCTGCATCTTACCAAGCAAGGAGAGCAGTGTCCCCTTCTTGTAGATGTTGCAGAGGGTACGAATGCCTACTTCACGCACTCATACGCCCTTGCTGACGGTCATGATGGGGACGTCGTCTGTGCGAAGACCCATTATGCGCGCAGCTTTCCTTCAACAGTCTGGAGAGACAACGTTTTTGCCGTCCAGTTCCATCCCGAGAAGTCCTCCACCGCAGGTCTGAGGATGCTCTCGAACTTCGTGCGTATCGTGTACGGATAG